The nucleotide sequence atctactattctgagTTCGTGACACGAATACTTGGGAggcacttaaggtaagtgtcctgtctcgaaatacaactaactagaaccctaggtactatacgagagaagccaggttatGACAGTGGGCATGTGTAGGGGGCCTGGGCACTATCGCAGGCGGCCTTTAGCCCTTCATATGCTGCagtggcctctgcatcaaaaacTTCATGCCTGGGGAGGCAAAGATGGCCATGGGTGGACTCCTGCTGCCAAGCACCCCAGtgtccataccatccagcGCCAGCCACAGCATCAGAGTTGCTTAAGCGGCTGCCGtcagtgaagaggaacatggagagtggAGGGCATGTATCAGCCCACTGTTGAAAGGCCGCGCCTGCCCTATCACGGGTAGGGCAAATATTTTGGATTTCTGTGGGGTTCTCAGCCTGCCAAGGGGGGATATATCAGAGGGTCAGTCTGTTCTACCCCCTGTAGCCATGGCAAGTGATTATGGGTTAGGCGTGTATTCACCGGAAAGGGTCGTGTTCGGAATAAGCGCCTGTGAACTGGGTGGCGGTCATCCAGTCTGGTCACACGCAGTCTAGCAGAGGCGCGTTTCTGGtcaaggatgatctccatTGGGGAATGGCGGTTTCTCGATGGATGGATGGAATAGGGGTGGTTAGGTATACTGGTAGGGTGGCTCTGAGGGCATCTCTGAGTACCCAGTCAAGGCAGGAAAGGGACGAATCGACTCGATTTGATACAGAGCCCTGGTCCCTGGGCCTGGGCCTGTTTCGGCCTGGCCACCAGGCCGCAGCCCCATAGCAAAGAACTGAAATGACACCGGCAACTGTCGCTTGTCGCAGTAGGTGTGCCCTAGTCCTCCTAACTGTGTTTGCTAACAGTCTTATACCAGCAGCTGTCTGCTTGGCTTTTGCAGTGAGAGACTTGCAGTGTTTGTTGAAGCTCAacctccggtcaaaccagatgcctaGCCAACGCGTTGCACCGCCAGGAGGGGGAGGTGTGACTGTATGTGAGCCTTGAGGGGTGTTTATGGAACATGTATGGTTGGAGTGGTTGGTTCCACgtgtgaagtgctgcagttCAGTTTTACTGAAGTCAAATGTAAGGCCTTCTCTAGCTCCCCATTGTCTGAGCTCCTCAGTGCAGTGCTGAAGCAAAGTGCAGTTTTCCtccaaggaaggggaggccaCCAGTTGGCATATgtcatctgcatatccaaagcGGCCGCGTCGGGTGCAGACTGAGCCCTGTTTGAACATGGGCTCGATGAACAACATGAAGGGGATTGGGGAGACTGGGGAGCCTTGTgggagacctgctggaaccTGGAATGTCTGGCTTGTATGGTTCCCTAGGCGGAGACTGGCAGTTCGAccttgggtgaagctagcTACCCATCGGGTCTGGTATTGCCCTGCATCCAGCCCGAGACCAGAGAAGACTTTTGTCGGAATAtcgaggttccttaccgaacaataccaactgatgcctgattgatgcctcactgatatcatatggcgcaaacagcttattcattcctttgcccTTATTGCTGTTAAAACCGCACATTCGCTTAGGATACTCTGTTAGGTAGGCTACAgtcttatataggatcctagatagcttcattttGCAAACACAAGAGACCTCGACCATATATGCTTGATACGTAATATTAACTTAACTATGTGGGAAAGAGTAGTTGATTGGTGTACTCATCGACCCCAGCTGACCTGCGACCACTCTAACATCACATTTGGAAAGCGGAATATTAGACACAGTAGGACATTCAGCCCCATAGGTTTGCCTAGAGAATGGCAATCCCCTGCCATTTAGAAACATGTGTAAGATGTGTGCCATTTCAAATAAATTTCTGTACACATCATCAATATTGGGTCCAATGTGGCTACCTTCTATGCAACCAACAGATACAGGAATGCCCATTTCATgggttattattattattattattattgttcatacacgcatctgtcagccctataggccgagtggcggcaggtcctgcggggcagccgggtaagccgccgtaatggtagtcgctatgtacatcgtcgcctttatacacatatcctgatatctcattccgcatgtcgtatatcccgtgctactgtttttgtactgctgttcccatggccacgaaggtccatgggcctgttggatactatctcgtttccttccctacttctgcaagcgttttaacctcagctgcactatgctgccagttgcttcgtgtccgttgttgtgactcggtatgtggttggtagagtctgaaactggcttaggaggcctgtgtcaagcataaagcgcactgccttcggtaccaggtctggccgtgttaggtaggcccggtaatccaattcccgccttgacccctgtgtaagatggcgcattcggggccctgcctggtttgtgcagtggaggagaacatggcgtgtaTCTTGGGGGCCACGTCCGCAAGggcattcagtcgattccatagcgttaaaggtaccaagatagctggccagcgcaatcttcccagtctgcatttgaatgaggactgatgtggcggctctccgtaggccttggtatagttgcattggtgcttttgagggctctttccatagacgacggagggagttcccgtGGGGGGAAGCGgcccattcagtcttccatgcatttgctgcttctatgcggagggttcttcgagtgctagccatgagGGTAAACTCTTCCGCACCACTGGGTGCCggggaattagcagcttcttttgcgagagcatcagcacactcattgccatagatgccttcatgacccgggagccaatagagctgtatatcccagccaCATTCCTGTaattgagatgcagtgcgtgtaatttcgctcaggatatattggcctgaagaccttcctggagctgaacacgcttgaattgccgcctgattgtctgtaaagatgattgcggtatgggcccgatgggaacgttgtgatgtcggtctgAATGtgttgcctatttgggtgagagccatttctatgcctcgcaattccgctgcatatacagtatgagtagctggggagccaatatgaactgcctggcgccctagaggtgaaaccactgctgctccaactccctgttctgtcatgctaccatctgtgtatgcaatgatgtcagcgccgctatgtaaggcggtttggtgagctgctaaggcatcttcgcgggtttctgctatgtgggattccagacctgaccaccatggtgaggtcacatgtgggtgtataacctccagtctgtccTGAGAGATTGCAGTTCGCCGACCCCATTGTTCTAGTGGAGATGTCAGggggtcttggtctgggttggtAAACCATCGCATGCGTCGCTCCTgtgcattccttggtgctggtcgttggccagagcggcgtatctcaatgagggtggtcataaggggagaggtggctatccggagatatgattctttagccGCACGCTCCAATGCAATCATCGGAGGAggtatgttgagacatatctctaaagcagctcgagaggtcgTTCTAAATGCGCCGGCAATCCTATAGAGGGCCctgtgctggatagattccatggctttcctagcagcattttctgccgccttgaagccccatccagcccgtaCAAACCATGTGGAACAGGCAAATGTAATCTGCGGCCATaagactgctgtgtacatttggcggagatgggatagggtgattccccaggttgatcctgctatggagcaaagcgctgctatcatttcagttgctttgacttgggcgtgttcaacTTGTTTCATGCcggtgagatgctggtctagCTGGACACcgaggtagcgaagggtaggcactggcttaacctctaccccttgcactttgactgaagcattggttgagctcaagggtctaggaacgcctcggaccttccgccaCAGATGTATCagaccatattttgctggggcaaacttggaggcatgctGGGTTTCCCACTGTTCTGCTattttgtgtatttgctcaAGGCGTCGACAGTTAGTCGTAGCAGCccggctccagacaagtatgcatatgtcgtcaatgtagccagtgatcagagctcttccagggtaagcctcGTGTATTTGGTCGATCAGATcagcattgtagaacaggtagagaattggagagagaggtgagccttgagGTATGCCTGTGTCCGTGGTAAACTGGCCCGTCGCACCTTCTATTAGTAAaatatctgtgatgcggtggcggaggaagcttgctatccagtTAACAGCACTGATTGGAACCCTTCGTTTTCGGAGGTTATGAATCAGGCGTTTATGTGCAGCGttgtcaaatgcaccactaacatccagggtaagcagtgtggctaccaatgcGCCAGAACGCCAGGATGCATGGACCTGTTCCAGCAGGAGAtgaatagcatgttcacatgatCGTCCTTTACGGCCACCAATGTGGGTGTGTGGTAGGAGACTGTACGCTTCGACCATATAGCTTATGCGAGTTGCAATAACTGCTTCTAATGCTTTCCCAACTGTGTTGAGCAGTGCGATGGGCCTGTACGCCTTTGGGTCTGTATAGTCAGGTTTCCCAGGCTTCCGCAATACCACTGTAGTTGACTTTCGGAAGTGCTCTGGGCAGTAGCCCAACTTCAGGCAAGCATTGAACAGGTTAGTGAGATGGCCTAGGAAGACTGGAATGGCTAGAGCGCGATGTAGGGTCAGATTCGGTATACCATCAGGACCAGGAGCCTTGTTTGGCGCAGCCCGTTGGATTGCCTGACAGACCTCCttctctgtgatggcagGCATCGGTAGTGGTTCGGGGTATTCATAACCAGGGATGTCGGAGAGATCCGCTTCAGGAGGCGGGGGAAATAGAGTCTCCCGCAGTGCctgtgctttcctttctggagTTTCATATGTTTGATTCCCTGCGTGAAGAGTTGGCGTATAGGTTGGTTGAACGCCTCTGCGACGGCGTGCCCAACGGGCCAGTTTCCAAAATCCTTCTATTGATTCAGTTGCGTCCTCCACACGGGCACGGTGATTGTTCCGGCTCAGTTTAGCAGTTTCTCGGCCTAGTGTGTGCTTGGCCTGACggaatgccttgatatcttcctcctggccagaggCAGCCCAGCGTCGTGTGCGGTTGACATTGTTGCGTAGTCTCTTTAATTCCGGGGGGTATCCTGGGCGGGAGTAGGGAGTAATCCTGGCTGTAGGGACAGTGGTCTCCGCAGTTTGCTGGATGGTTTTAATCAAGTGGTCAACTGTGGCATCTAtctccttggtggtggttAGGGGGCATATAGGCTGGAGGTCTGCGGCCAGTGTCTTTAGGAAGGTGTCCCAGTCAGCTTCTCGCCACTGCATCTTTAGCTTCTCTGGAGACTTCTGCACAGGTATGTCTAATTCTGTGagaatcggtatgtggtctgctgcatGCATCCAGTCCCGTCGGTCTTGACAGCGCACCAGGAGATCTGTTACCTCAGCAGTGGCCCATGTCAGGTCAATTGTAGTTTGGTGACTCCCTCTGCCTGTATGTTTCTCATATGTAATAGTGCCTGGCGGTGTAAGCAGTTCTAAGCCATGGACTTCAGCTATcctgatgagatcatctgcttcctcatggcggtggttgtagtCAGGTCGGGCCCACATTGGGTGATGGAGGTTAAAATCGCCCACTACCATATGTTTTTGGTTGGGATATTCAGCCAGTGCATTGTGCAGAGCTCTCATGACACTGGGTTGGCCTGTCACAGGGCTGGGATTGTATGCGTTATGAATATGTATGGGGCCTATTCTTGTGTGAAGTGTCAAGGTGCTCAAGTCCTTTGTACAGTGCTTTATCGCCCACTTCGTTGGATCCAGTGCCTTACTGACAAAGAAGCAGATCCGTGGCATATTGGCCACATCAGTGTCCTTGCCAGTAGGCTTGATCAGGAGGTGGAAACGGTTTCCAAGCATTTGGGAATATGTGGTCACTTGGTCTGTGtgtctgttgatgtagggctcctggatagccaggatctctaggtcgcgcacctctttctcaccaaagaggtgtatcatcactctctcacgtgatttccagcagttggcctgcaggattcgaattcgTTTAAGGTCCATTATTGTTTACAGTTCTTCCTccattgggtcttcattggaGTGAAACTGGCTTCGTTCATCACCAGACTCTTGACCATGGTGCTGATTGTAGCTTTTGTGTCGGTTTCGAGTCTGTCTGAGTACTCTTGGAACAGCACCAGTACCTGGGGCACTGAGGGCTCTTGCTCTAGATTGCTGGCGAGGGCCCTCCCTGAGCTGTAAAGTTTGCGTCTGGGCATTTGTCTCCATTTCTGGTTGGGTATCCGCCATAACACTGTTTAGCTCAGGCTCGTCCTCTGTGCGAGGTCTTTTATTGCTCTTCCTGGGTCGGCCTGGGCCGCggcgttgggtgtggtgctCTGTGGCTTCTGCAGGGGTGGGATTTTGGCCTTGTCTCTCCCCCGAAGGGGCTTCAGAGCCAAGGGAGATTGGAGCACTCTCATACCATCCACGTCCATTTGCTCGGTTTTGGCGTGCAATCTCCACCCGCTCCACACGAGCTGGGCAGCTGCGGTCAAAGGCAAAGTGGTCCTCTGAGACCTTCTCACTTCGCttagtgttctgtttctgaCAGACTGCACACTGAGCCTTAGTGCGGTCTCTTGCTGTAGGGCAATTCTGAGAGGAATGGTTTTGTGCACAGTATGCACATGAGGTAGGTCGCTTGCAGTTTCGGGCTATGTGGCCATATGCttggcagttgaagcactgctGAATCTGATGAGTCTGGTCGTAGTATTCACATGGGTGGTCACGGCCATCAAGTGCCAGACCAAGCAGTATGGCAATGTTGGCAGCTCGATCATTATCAAACTCAACAATCAGCTTGGATGTTTCTGGCTTGTGTTCTGCAGTGTGACGGGGGCCAAGAAGCCATCCAGTATATGTGATCATTGTGGGGGCAGAGGCCAGACGCCCTAGGTTATCAGCCTTAATGCGAGCTGGTGCGGCTGCTAGGTCAAGATGGCAGCTGACGccattcatgacaacacGATAAGTCCTTCTTTTGATGGTTGCATCGTCTCCAAAGGCACGGCAccagtcttttgctgctctGGCCAGTTGTTCCACATCCTCAAGGCTCTCTGCACGTAGGACAATGTCCCCGCTGGGGAGGATGCGGCCTGTAGAGACTGACCGGTGGGCAATGATAGTGTTATTTGATTCCCTAATAGCACGGTTTGCTCGCTCCACAAGTctggcctccttctggtggcGTAGTGGGTCCACAATTTGGTGATTAGTGCCCCGGATAtggatctccaggtctgCTTTCAGTGGGAATGGTGTTGCTGGACTGCTTGGCGAGGTGCTTAGTGTTCCATTTGTATTGACAGATCCATTGGTATTGCCCTGCATCCAGCCCGAGACCAACGAGGGCTTTGTTGATGTCAGGTGACTCGCTAGAGCCGCATCCCGATAAGATTTTGCATGGCCAGAGGGGCTAGACATAGGGGGGCTGCTGGTTGCTTTGGGGGGTTGCACTGAGTGCTGTAGAGTTTTTATCTCCTCTGTCTGCTTGTTTAACATATTTTGGATCTGTTGGAGCGCCTCTTTCCGGCCATCATGGTCGTCACTTCCATGGTTGCTGGCGCGGTCGCGCACCTTAGCTGCCAGGTCTTCAACTGAACTCATAAATCGGATGAATAGGTCCCTGGGAGGTAGTCCCTGGGTCCGGTCAGCGATTTGCCTCAGCTCTGCGGTTTCTGTAAGGATGGCAGCTGCATGGGCGCTTTCGTCGTGGTCTTTATGATTGTACGAGTGGTTAGGCCACGGAGATGCGGCTCCGAccacccctttcttctttgcaccccccattgtcagcgacagctggggagaacaacgtcgaaagtagtatcaatcgattccgcgtgaagttaaatataagattcgagttttccgcaatgcgggaactcgctcagaaggtaggggggggttcgccactgaggagttgttttttTTCTATGAAGTAGGTTATCGATGTGATAGGCCATTCTTAGGCTGCGGCATAACCGCAGATTCTCATGGATACCCACAACCGTGGCCGCAAGCGGGTGGCCATGGTTATGATTTGCTACCCGCAAGGCCTTTGCGGGCGGCCATGGTTATTATCTTGCTACCCGCGGATATTTTGCGGGTACCCATGGGTATATAAACATAATGAACCTGCCAAGACTCGTGATCTGGCCAGCGGTGTATAGATTATGCAGTTTTTGAAGTATTTTGGAGTATCCAACTTGTAATAAATTACAATAAGCTGATTTTCGGGGGAAGATATTAAGAAGCGATTTCTTCGTTCAACTAATTTTCGCTTGAAATACAGTTTCTTTGATCTTTTTCTGCCGAAAAGCCATTTCTGCGGAAAAGAGCAGTTATTATAATTACAGTCTATCAATCTCAAATCCATCTGGCAATTTTGGCTTCTTTCGAATCCTCCCCGATCGCCCCTGCGTGCACTCTTTGATTGGCATTTCAGGTAGTGACAGGCCATTATCACTATCCTCTGGAGACTCATCGGCACTACGAGGCCGCTTGCATTGTGTGTGCTTGCCCTGGGTTGTGATCTGTGTGGGAGTCAACGCGTGGTCTTTATCTGATTCATCATCTGAATCATCAGATAAGTTAACTACTTCGTAGCCCTCCTTTTCATTGTCACTGACTGGTTCAAGCTCATCAAGCGTTGGAACAGGCTTTCTTGTTTGATCAGCTATAGCGGCCTCTCCGGGAGAGAGATCCTCTTTGACCATCTCTAGTTCGCCTCTTTCAAGGTCAAACTCAGATGAGAAGAGGTGGAGCATAagatccttgattgtatcTGGTTTTGATTGCCCCCAGCGATAGTGGCATATATCGCGAGCAGAATTAAAGAGTCGTTCAACGCCAGCTCCACTTGCTGGAGCAGATAGGATATCTCGTGTAAGCTTTGCAGGAACCGGGTATTCATGCTCATGGTCCTTCCAAAAGAGCCGAGGGTTATTCTTTGTGAGTCCTATAGTATCATTTAGTATATTAGTAAGATGCTAAATGAATTCCACTCACATTTTGCAAGATATCGTGTGATCTCAATATTGTTGTGCTGGAGAGATTGGGGTCTGCCGTCGGGAATCAGTTCCAATAGCTTCTCGCGAGAGAGATGCACCAGATTTTCGGGAGCAGTGTTCGGAAAGAGCTTCCCGAGAACGCCTCGATACTCATCTGAAGCTCGAAACGGTTTTTCGACATGCCTGCCCTGCTCAGTTTATCGAAGCCAATCCTATGCAATGACGGACATACTTACCTCTGAGACGGCCGCTTTTCCGAATAGTAACACGTGTCAGCTTTCTTATACCACCGGCATGCCTCGCAAGGCTTCTCACCGTCGCATTTGATCTTGCGGCGACGGCAAGAATTGCAGGCGTGTAATCTGATATCTCGTCCACATGGCGACTTATGCTTTTCTTCACCTTGGCGACTTTGGGCAGTCTTCCTGTGCTTCTCGGTACTCTCGAACGTATGGAACATGATTGAAGATACGCGATCTGAAACAgttcaaaaaaaaagaaagaaagaaaccaaATAAGAGACACCTGGCCAGATCCGATCTTTTCACATCAGTTTGGCCGACAATAAAGATAAAAGTCTAATATTCTTGTGGGGTTGACTTGTGAGATGGGGGTATCAATACATACAATGAGGGGCTGGAAAGAAAGGTGAAACAATATCCATGTTTCTCGGTCATATGAGTTTCTTGGTCGCTATATTCATAAGCATCCCCCAGAAATTCAAAGTGATCTGGGGAAACTACATGGGGAGGATTCTAATCCCATTACAGATTGATCTGACGACGGCCAGCTGATGGGCGGTGTTTGCAAACACCACCAAGGTTCAATATGGCCAAAGAGCGGAGCACTAGCCCTCCCTGCGCAATATCGCGCCCAGTAAGTAGTGTCCTTCGTCTGGCGTTGAttatttcctcttctcttctctccagattcgatattctcatATCTAAGTGCTacctagtttagataggaatataaCGTCCGCTTAGCTGCTAGAATGAGCCCGTGACAAATAAACTCCACTGGAATAAGAAGGCCATTATTGTGCTAAGGAATCTGCAATGAGCGAAATCTGTTCATATCACTGCCAGATCATCATTAAATGCAAAGGATCAAAATTCCCCTCCGAACGTCGGCCAACTGCATTCTTTCCGTGACTGTTTAGGACTAGACTGTTTTCGGCTGTTTCGTGTACTTGGAGCTAAGCCCATTATGACACGGCTGACACTATGATTTTAGTGGCGCCACAAATACACGTCCAAGGATGTGCAAAATTCTGACACTCGAATGATCAACAGAGGTAGATGGCGGAGAAGCAGAATAGTTCCATTATGTTGCCCGTCAGGTCTCTGATCTCAAAGAATTTTTTGTTTTCGACTTACCCCGCAAGATAACATTCAGCCCACTAAGGTATTGAGTTCAGTAATCAATTCAGTGGGCAGGGGGCTGCTAGAAACGAAGAACCCCCGCTCCGGTGGGATTTTTCTGTTCCTCCAACAACTGACCCTTGAAGAAAGCAATCAATGGAGCCTGTCATCACACCTTGCAGAGAACGGGTTTTGAATGAGAAAGATAGGTCACCTGGATTGGGAGTTCAAGAAAGGCGTTTATCTCGTACGAAGACCACACTGCGCTGCCTAAATGTAGTTATGGGCTCTCATCCACAGAACCACCCTAAATTCCGGATTCTGAAGAATTGTGGAGGCAGGGCATCCACAGGGCTGTTCATCCTTTGGTAGCTACAAAGGTTACTGTGATGTCCTAATGCACTACGAACTGTTATCACATGCACAAGTCTTTGGCAGCCATGATATTTCATCAGACAGACCATAATCCATATTCTCGAATAGCCAGCCTCGCGCCCCCCTTCAAGCATGTGAGCGACAGGTTTGGCACGGAGTGTTGCGGTCGAGAGCAAGGATGGTCTTTTTCATTCCCCCAGAAAATTCACCAAGAGACATTGAGTTATCCAACGAAGGCTAACTAAACACTAAGGCTTCTCCCGAAGATTTCTCTGGACTTATATATTTATGGTACAGGAGAGTTGGGACCCGTCCCCAATGGGGGGTGTTATTTCTCTACTTCATCTTTATCTTAGAACTTGGATCGAAATTCCTTAGTTATCTAACGACTATCGCTTATGACCTCGCTCTACCTCGCTCTCAACGATAGCGACCCTTTTCTAGGTACCGCAATGGAGACGCCAGTGTAATACGAACTGAGCTGGTCGATTCCCAGTACCATTGACCTGTTCTTGACGTTTGTTGGCACCCATACCATCTTGATCACCAGCTTCAGCCCCTTGCTTTTGATTCCGATCATCCTGTCTGTCGCGTGTGCTCTGCCTCGAACGGTTGTGCTATTATGTGTTTTATGTCCAGTACTCAAATTCGGATCGCATCGCTGCCAGCGCGTTTGCAGATGTGTTCTGGTTGGTACGCATGGAGTCTACAGTCACCATAAGCATTCTATTTTTAAGACCTCCTCTGTCCTGACATTGATACTGCCATGAACATAGATCCAGGAAGCCggcctctttttttttctacaGCTATCAAATCCTTTTCCACGCCCTCAAAAATCAAATATGAGTCGTCCTCCTAGCCCCCTCCTGAATTTTAATGGTATCCATCATCGCGATCCACACTGGTTATCACTGCCACCCGAGCGATTTAAATCGCCCACAACGCATTTTTGCGGAAGCAATGAGACTATCCTCGCATTGGCTATTTCATCCTCATTACCCAGTTCCAGACCTGAagcatcttcctcctcatccgcctCTTTGCAAAAGCACGCACAGAATCCCCATTTAGCCCCCCAATCCGCCTATCAGTTTATATTCCATTGGTATTCTACGCGCATCGCTGTAGATGTCGGCAGAGTGCGACGACCATAGCAGGCCAGCTCGATCGGTTCGCGTACACACTGGAATGCCCCTATCCGATAGTGATGATGTATGTCGGCTATTTATCTGCTTTTCTGTAAAAAACTGATCAGCGATAGTATTAATTACCTCGCATCGAAGAAGATTTCGCCTGAAAACCATTGTGTACTGCAGTATCATTGAGAGACACGGTGCCAATCATGCACCGTCACGACGACATCCTTGATGGATTTCTCCGAGGGCCAGGGCACTCGTGAGAAAGCCTTTTGACTCGAATCCCGTGTAGAGTGTGCGTGTTGCCGAAAGGTCCAACAGTATCTTGCATTAGGACTGGTGGGAATGCAGATATCGCCCAAACCCAGGCATATTCAATATTTACATCGAGCTTCCCAAGACTGACGAGACTTCTGCACAGAGAAAATTGTTCTCGCTGGATTTCTTGTTAAAATAGACCAAGGCTTCACAATTTCCGGCGCATTTGATGTCAAGCA is from Aspergillus chevalieri M1 DNA, chromosome 8, nearly complete sequence and encodes:
- a CDS encoding uncharacterized protein (COG:S;~EggNog:ENOG410Q05F;~InterPro:IPR012337,IPR008906;~PFAM:PF05699;~go_function: GO:0046983 - protein dimerization activity [Evidence IEA]); translated protein: MWTRYQITRLQFLPSPQDQMRRGRLRGLTKNNPRLFWKDHEHEYPVPAKLTRDILSAPASGAGVERLFNSARDICHYRWGQSKPDTIKDLMLHLFSSEFDLERGELEMVKEDLSPGEAAIADQTRKPVPTLDELEPVSDNEKEGYEVVNLSDDSDDESDKDHALTPTQITTQGKHTQCKRPRSADESPEDSDNGLSLPEMPIKECTQGRSGRIRKKPKLPDGFEIDRL